A segment of the Hartmannibacter diazotrophicus genome:
TCCAGCTTGGGGCCGAGATTTGCGCTGCTTGCCATGTCCATACTCCTTGCCCTCTTATGGCATGGGATGATAATTGTTAGCAATATTTTACCTGACATGGGACAATGATCGAGACATGCGCTGGTTCCTTCTGTGTCCCAACTCTCAGTCCCATCTTCGCTCCTTGAGGGGCTGCGATGAGCCAGAAATCCCCCTCTATCCGTGAAGCCGAAATTATCTCATCGGCGCTGAACCCGGACAAATTGTTCCGAGCGTGTTCGTGACGACTCCGACATCTGCGATGTGCGGTTGATCTGGTCGACCTCCACGGTCGTGTTGCCGCATCGCCGCGAAATGCAGTTGGCGGTTTCAGGATCGTTGATCACCGCGAAACGCACCCTGGAGGCGCTCCTGAACCATTTCGATGTGGCGTCCGCCT
Coding sequences within it:
- a CDS encoding type IV secretory system conjugative DNA transfer family protein, translated to MRWCGLTTCGFSRPGGVPVASMQLASLSLPVDRIHARDLWEADATSKWFRSASRVRFAVINDPETANCISRRCGNTTVEVDQINRTSQMSESSRTRSEQFVRVQRR